Proteins from one Mus pahari chromosome 10, PAHARI_EIJ_v1.1, whole genome shotgun sequence genomic window:
- the Nlrx1 gene encoding NLR family member X1 isoform X2, with translation MRWGCSLPRTSWGSGLGRTLQLPEAIQRHRQNLTEWFSRLPREERQFGPTFALDTVHVDPVIRESTPDELLRPSTELATGHQQTQAGLPPLALSQLFDPDACGRRVQTVVLYGTVGTGKSTLVRKMVLDWCYGRLPAFELLIPFSCEDLSSLGSTPASLCQLVTQRYTALKEVLPLMAAAGSRLLFVLHGLERLNLDFRLAGTGLCSDPEEPGPPAAIMVNLLRKYMLPEASILVTTRPSAIGRIPSKYVGRYGEICGFSDTNLQKLYFQLRLNQPDCGYGAGGTSASVTPAQWDNLIQMLSRNLEGHHQIAAACFLPSYCWLVCATLHFLHAPTPAGQTLTSIYTSFLRLNFSGETLDSTRTSNLSLMSYAARTMGKLAYEGVSSRKTYFSEEDVRGCLEAGIKTEEEFQLLQTFRRDALRFFLAPCVEPGHLGTFVFTVPAMQEYLAALYIVLGLRKTALQRVGKEVVEFVGRVGEDVSLVLGIVAKLLPLRILPLLFNLLKVVPRVFGRMVSKSREAVAQAMVLEMFREEDYYNDDVLDQMGASILGVEGPRRHPDEPSEDEVFELFPMFMGGLLSAHNRAVLAKLGCPIQNLDALENAQAIKKKLGKMGRQVLPPSELLDHLFFHYEFQNQRFSAEVLGSLRQLNLAGVRMTPLKCTVVASVLGSGRHPLDEVNLASCQLDSAGLHTLMPVLLRARKLGLQLNNLGPEACRDLRDLLLHDQCQITTLRLSNNPLTAAGVGLLMDGLAGNTSVTHLSLLHTDLGDEGLELLAAQLDRNKQLQELNVAYNGAGDTVALALAKAARKHPSLELLHLYFNELSSEGRQVLRDLGGSAEGGAQVVASLTEGTAVSEYWSVILSEVQRNLNSWDPLRVQRHLKLLLRDLEDSRGATLNPWRKAQLLRVESEVKTLLEQLGGSGH, from the exons ATGAGGTGGGGCTGCAGTTTGCCCAGGACCTCTTGGGGCTCTGGCCTGGGAAGAACACTCCAGCTACCAG AAGCTATCCAAAGGCATCGCCAGAACCTCACTGAGTGGTTTAGCCGACTGCCCAGAGAGGAGCGCCAGTTTGGACCAACCTTTGCTCTAGACACGGTTCATGTTGACCCCGTGATCCGCGAGAGCACCCCAGATGAGCTGCTTCGCCCGTCCACGGAGCTGGCCACGGGGCATCAGCAAACCCAGGCAGGGCTCCCCCCACTGGCCCTGTCTCAGCTCTTTGACCCGGATGCCTGTGGGCGCCGCGTGCAGACAGTGGTGTTGTATGGGACCGTGGGTACTGGCAAGAGCACGTTGGTACGCAAGATGGTCTTAGACTGGTGTTATGGGAGACTGCCTGCCTTTGAGCTGCTCATCCCCTTCTCCTGTGAGGACTTGTCATCCCTGGGCTCCACCCCAGCTTCCTTGTGCCAACTTGTGACCCAGCGTTACACAGCCCTGAAGGAGGTGTTGCCCCTGATGGCTGCTGCGGGATCCCGCCTGCTCTTTGTGCTCCATGGCTTGGAGCGCCTCAACCTTGACTTCCGGTTGGCAGGCACAGGGCTTTGCAGTGACCCGGAGGAACCTGGGCCACCAGCTGCCATCATGGTCAACCTGCTGCGCAAATACATGCTTCCCGAG GCCAGCATTCTGGTAACCACCCGGCCCTCCGCCATTGGCCGGATCCCTAGCAAGTACGTGGGCCGCTATGGTGAGATCTGTGGCTTCTCTGATACCAACCTGCAGAAGCTCTATTTCCAGCTCCGCCTTAACCAGCCTGATTGTGGGTACGGGGCCGGGGGTACCAGTGCCTCAGTCACACCAGCTCAGTGGGACAACCTGATTCAAATGCTCTCCCGGAACCTGGAGGGGCACCACCAGATTGCTGCAGCCTGCTTTCTGCCTTCCTATTGCTGGCTTGTCTGCGCAACTTTGCACTTCCTGCATGCTCCCACACCCGCTGGTCAGACCCTCACAAGCATCTATACCAGCTTTCTGCGTCTGAACTTCAGTGGGGAAACACTGGACAGCACCCGCACGTCCAATCTATCCCTGATGTCCTATGCAGCCCGGACTATGGGCAAGTTGGCCTATGAGGGCGTGTCATCCCGAAAGACCTACTTCTCTGAAGAGGATGTCCGTGGTTGCCTGGAAGCTGGCATCAAGACAGAGGAAGAGTTTCAACTGCTCCAGACCTTCCGCCGGGATGCCCTGAGGTTTTTCCTGGCCCCGTGTGTGGAACCAGGGCACCTGGGTACCTTCGTGTTCACCGTGCCCGCCATGCAGGAGTATCTGGCTGCCCTCTACATCGTGCTTGGTTTGCGCAAGACGGCCCTGCAGCGGGTGGGCAAAGAAGTGGTTGAATTTGTGGGCCGTGTTGGGGAAGATGTCAGCCTGGTATTGGGCATTGTGGCCAAGCTGTTGCCCCTGCGGATTCTGCCTCTGCTCTTCAACTTGCTCAAG GTAGTTCCGAGAGTGTTTGGGCGCATGGTGAGTAAGAGTCGGGAAGCAGTGGCCCaggccatggtgctggagatgttCCGGGAGGAAGATTACTACAATGACGATGTTCTGGATCAGATGGGGGCCAGCATCCTGGGTGTAGAGGGCCCCCGGCGCCACCCTGATGAGCCCTCTGAGGATGAAGTCTTTGAGCTCTTCCCCATGTTCATGGGTGGTCTTCTCTCCGCCCACAACCGGGCGGTGCTGGCTAAGCTTGGCTGTCCCATCCAGAACCTGGATGCCCTGGAGAATGCCCAGGCCATCAAGAAGAAGCTGGGGAAGATGGGTCGGCAGGTGCTGCCCCCCTCGGAGCTTCTTGACcatctcttcttccactatgaGTTCCAGAACCAGCGCTTCTCAGCTGAGGTGCTGGGCTCCCTACGCCAGCTCAATTTAGCAGGTGTGCGCATGACGCCCCTCAAGTGCACAGTGGTGGCCTCTGTACTGGGAAGTGGAAGGCACCCCCTGGATGAGGTGAACTTGGCCTCCTGCCAGCTGGATTCCGCTGGGCTACACACTCTCATGCCTGTTCTCCTGCGTGCCCGGAAACTGGG GTTGCAACTCAACAATCTGGGCCCTGAGGCCTGCCGAGACCTCCGAGACCTGCTCTTACATGATCAATGCCAGATCACCACTCTTAG GCTGTCCAACAACCCACTGACAGCAGCTGGTGTGGGCTTGCTGATGGACGGGCTGGCGGGAAACACTTCAGTGACACACCTGTCCCTGCTGCACACTGACCTCGGAGACGAGGGACTGGAACTGCTGGCTGCCCAGCTGGACCGAAACAAACAACTGCAGGAGCTGAACGTGGCCTACAATGGTGCTGGTGACACAGTCGCTCTGGCCTTGGCTAAGGCTGCTCGGAAGCACCCGTCCCTGGAGCTGCTGCA cCTCTACTTCAATGAGCTGAGTTCAGAGGGCCGCCAGGTTCTGAGGGATTTGGGGGGCTCTGCTGAAGGTGGTGCCCAGGTCGTAGCCTCGCTGACAGAGGGGACGGCGGTGTCTGAGTACTGGTCAGTGATCCTTAGTGAAGTCCAGCGCAACCTCAACAGCTGGGACCCGCTCCGGGTCCAGAGGCATCTCAAGCTGCTGCTCCGTGATCTGGAAGACAGCCGGGGCGCCACCCTTAATCCCTGGCGCAAGGCTCAGCTTCT
- the Nlrx1 gene encoding NLR family member X1 isoform X1, which yields MRWGCSLPRTSWGSGLGRTLQLPDEHSSFRIQGSWPFKGVYPLRPPRAFIRHHGNSADSAPPPGRHGQLFRSISATEAIQRHRQNLTEWFSRLPREERQFGPTFALDTVHVDPVIRESTPDELLRPSTELATGHQQTQAGLPPLALSQLFDPDACGRRVQTVVLYGTVGTGKSTLVRKMVLDWCYGRLPAFELLIPFSCEDLSSLGSTPASLCQLVTQRYTALKEVLPLMAAAGSRLLFVLHGLERLNLDFRLAGTGLCSDPEEPGPPAAIMVNLLRKYMLPEASILVTTRPSAIGRIPSKYVGRYGEICGFSDTNLQKLYFQLRLNQPDCGYGAGGTSASVTPAQWDNLIQMLSRNLEGHHQIAAACFLPSYCWLVCATLHFLHAPTPAGQTLTSIYTSFLRLNFSGETLDSTRTSNLSLMSYAARTMGKLAYEGVSSRKTYFSEEDVRGCLEAGIKTEEEFQLLQTFRRDALRFFLAPCVEPGHLGTFVFTVPAMQEYLAALYIVLGLRKTALQRVGKEVVEFVGRVGEDVSLVLGIVAKLLPLRILPLLFNLLKVVPRVFGRMVSKSREAVAQAMVLEMFREEDYYNDDVLDQMGASILGVEGPRRHPDEPSEDEVFELFPMFMGGLLSAHNRAVLAKLGCPIQNLDALENAQAIKKKLGKMGRQVLPPSELLDHLFFHYEFQNQRFSAEVLGSLRQLNLAGVRMTPLKCTVVASVLGSGRHPLDEVNLASCQLDSAGLHTLMPVLLRARKLGLQLNNLGPEACRDLRDLLLHDQCQITTLRLSNNPLTAAGVGLLMDGLAGNTSVTHLSLLHTDLGDEGLELLAAQLDRNKQLQELNVAYNGAGDTVALALAKAARKHPSLELLHLYFNELSSEGRQVLRDLGGSAEGGAQVVASLTEGTAVSEYWSVILSEVQRNLNSWDPLRVQRHLKLLLRDLEDSRGATLNPWRKAQLLRVESEVKTLLEQLGGSGH from the exons ATGAGGTGGGGCTGCAGTTTGCCCAGGACCTCTTGGGGCTCTGGCCTGGGAAGAACACTCCAGCTACCAG ATGAGCATAGCTCCTTCCGGATCCAAGGGAGCTGGCCCTTTAAAGGGGTGTATCCCCTGAGGCCCCCTAG GGCCTTTATCCGTCACCATGGAAACTCCGCAGACAGTGCTCCCCCACCGGGGAGGCATGGGCAGCTGTTCAGGAGCATCTCTGCCACGG AAGCTATCCAAAGGCATCGCCAGAACCTCACTGAGTGGTTTAGCCGACTGCCCAGAGAGGAGCGCCAGTTTGGACCAACCTTTGCTCTAGACACGGTTCATGTTGACCCCGTGATCCGCGAGAGCACCCCAGATGAGCTGCTTCGCCCGTCCACGGAGCTGGCCACGGGGCATCAGCAAACCCAGGCAGGGCTCCCCCCACTGGCCCTGTCTCAGCTCTTTGACCCGGATGCCTGTGGGCGCCGCGTGCAGACAGTGGTGTTGTATGGGACCGTGGGTACTGGCAAGAGCACGTTGGTACGCAAGATGGTCTTAGACTGGTGTTATGGGAGACTGCCTGCCTTTGAGCTGCTCATCCCCTTCTCCTGTGAGGACTTGTCATCCCTGGGCTCCACCCCAGCTTCCTTGTGCCAACTTGTGACCCAGCGTTACACAGCCCTGAAGGAGGTGTTGCCCCTGATGGCTGCTGCGGGATCCCGCCTGCTCTTTGTGCTCCATGGCTTGGAGCGCCTCAACCTTGACTTCCGGTTGGCAGGCACAGGGCTTTGCAGTGACCCGGAGGAACCTGGGCCACCAGCTGCCATCATGGTCAACCTGCTGCGCAAATACATGCTTCCCGAG GCCAGCATTCTGGTAACCACCCGGCCCTCCGCCATTGGCCGGATCCCTAGCAAGTACGTGGGCCGCTATGGTGAGATCTGTGGCTTCTCTGATACCAACCTGCAGAAGCTCTATTTCCAGCTCCGCCTTAACCAGCCTGATTGTGGGTACGGGGCCGGGGGTACCAGTGCCTCAGTCACACCAGCTCAGTGGGACAACCTGATTCAAATGCTCTCCCGGAACCTGGAGGGGCACCACCAGATTGCTGCAGCCTGCTTTCTGCCTTCCTATTGCTGGCTTGTCTGCGCAACTTTGCACTTCCTGCATGCTCCCACACCCGCTGGTCAGACCCTCACAAGCATCTATACCAGCTTTCTGCGTCTGAACTTCAGTGGGGAAACACTGGACAGCACCCGCACGTCCAATCTATCCCTGATGTCCTATGCAGCCCGGACTATGGGCAAGTTGGCCTATGAGGGCGTGTCATCCCGAAAGACCTACTTCTCTGAAGAGGATGTCCGTGGTTGCCTGGAAGCTGGCATCAAGACAGAGGAAGAGTTTCAACTGCTCCAGACCTTCCGCCGGGATGCCCTGAGGTTTTTCCTGGCCCCGTGTGTGGAACCAGGGCACCTGGGTACCTTCGTGTTCACCGTGCCCGCCATGCAGGAGTATCTGGCTGCCCTCTACATCGTGCTTGGTTTGCGCAAGACGGCCCTGCAGCGGGTGGGCAAAGAAGTGGTTGAATTTGTGGGCCGTGTTGGGGAAGATGTCAGCCTGGTATTGGGCATTGTGGCCAAGCTGTTGCCCCTGCGGATTCTGCCTCTGCTCTTCAACTTGCTCAAG GTAGTTCCGAGAGTGTTTGGGCGCATGGTGAGTAAGAGTCGGGAAGCAGTGGCCCaggccatggtgctggagatgttCCGGGAGGAAGATTACTACAATGACGATGTTCTGGATCAGATGGGGGCCAGCATCCTGGGTGTAGAGGGCCCCCGGCGCCACCCTGATGAGCCCTCTGAGGATGAAGTCTTTGAGCTCTTCCCCATGTTCATGGGTGGTCTTCTCTCCGCCCACAACCGGGCGGTGCTGGCTAAGCTTGGCTGTCCCATCCAGAACCTGGATGCCCTGGAGAATGCCCAGGCCATCAAGAAGAAGCTGGGGAAGATGGGTCGGCAGGTGCTGCCCCCCTCGGAGCTTCTTGACcatctcttcttccactatgaGTTCCAGAACCAGCGCTTCTCAGCTGAGGTGCTGGGCTCCCTACGCCAGCTCAATTTAGCAGGTGTGCGCATGACGCCCCTCAAGTGCACAGTGGTGGCCTCTGTACTGGGAAGTGGAAGGCACCCCCTGGATGAGGTGAACTTGGCCTCCTGCCAGCTGGATTCCGCTGGGCTACACACTCTCATGCCTGTTCTCCTGCGTGCCCGGAAACTGGG GTTGCAACTCAACAATCTGGGCCCTGAGGCCTGCCGAGACCTCCGAGACCTGCTCTTACATGATCAATGCCAGATCACCACTCTTAG GCTGTCCAACAACCCACTGACAGCAGCTGGTGTGGGCTTGCTGATGGACGGGCTGGCGGGAAACACTTCAGTGACACACCTGTCCCTGCTGCACACTGACCTCGGAGACGAGGGACTGGAACTGCTGGCTGCCCAGCTGGACCGAAACAAACAACTGCAGGAGCTGAACGTGGCCTACAATGGTGCTGGTGACACAGTCGCTCTGGCCTTGGCTAAGGCTGCTCGGAAGCACCCGTCCCTGGAGCTGCTGCA cCTCTACTTCAATGAGCTGAGTTCAGAGGGCCGCCAGGTTCTGAGGGATTTGGGGGGCTCTGCTGAAGGTGGTGCCCAGGTCGTAGCCTCGCTGACAGAGGGGACGGCGGTGTCTGAGTACTGGTCAGTGATCCTTAGTGAAGTCCAGCGCAACCTCAACAGCTGGGACCCGCTCCGGGTCCAGAGGCATCTCAAGCTGCTGCTCCGTGATCTGGAAGACAGCCGGGGCGCCACCCTTAATCCCTGGCGCAAGGCTCAGCTTCT